TTTAGCAGATACGATAAAAGAAGTGGCAGATGTTTCCGTCACGATTGAATCAGATGTAAATGCAGCAGTTTTTCGGGCACTGGATACCGCTAAGCCGGATGATGTACTTGTGGCTTGTGGATCCCTTTCTTTTATGGAAGAAATGGAGGATATATTGTGAAAATAGGAAAGTACGAATTTGACCTTTTACATAAAGGGTATATCATGGGAATTTTAAATGTGACACCGGATTCTTTTTCAGACGGTGGAAAGTTTCAGTCTGTGGATCTTGCATTAAAGCAGGCAGAAAGAATGATAAATGAAGGTGCAGCTATTTTAGATATCGGTGGAGAATCTACAAGACCAGGACACAAAAAGATTACAGATCAGGAAGAAATAGAAAGAGTTGTACCGGTTATTGAAGCCATAAAAAAGAATTTTGATATTGCGATATCCTTAGATACTTATAAATACGAAGTTTCTAAAGCAGGAATTGCTGCGGGAGCGGATATGATTAATGATATCTGGGGATTAAAATGGGATGAAAGGCTTGCTCCGCTGCTTGCGAAAGAAGAGGTTGCC
This Anaerobutyricum hallii DNA region includes the following protein-coding sequences:
- the folP gene encoding dihydropteroate synthase, coding for MKIGKYEFDLLHKGYIMGILNVTPDSFSDGGKFQSVDLALKQAERMINEGAAILDIGGESTRPGHKKITDQEEIERVVPVIEAIKKNFDIAISLDTYKYEVSKAGIAAGADMINDIWGLKWDERLAPLLAKEEVACCLMHNRDNHEYKDFIEDFCSDIEETLAIAKKAGIKEERIVLDPGVGFGKNFEQNLSIMKHMDVFSRWGLPVLLGTSRKSVIGLALDLPVDQREEGTAATTVLGRMKGASIFRVHDVKTNYREMKMIEAILEAK